One region of Deltaproteobacteria bacterium genomic DNA includes:
- the glgA gene encoding glycogen synthase GlgA, with translation MRVVMLASEVYPYAKTGGLADVLAALPRALAGAGVEVTVCAPGYRTALRAAGGPPPGMRLHAPVGSRMEPADVVRVPGAPVPTVLLRADRYFDRDGLYGEGGRDWPDNAERFAFFCRAALEWLRAAAEPPDVLHVHEWQSALAPAFLRGTAELYPELARVRTVLTLHNLAYQGRFPADQWHLLNLDARYFVPEFLEFHGEINYLKAGIVLADALTTVSPRYAAEIQTPAFGEGLDGVLRARRAALRGILNGIDDGVWNPATDPHLPARYDAHDLAGKARCKQALQAELGLAVRDDPPLLGVVSRLAEQKGLDLLAATLPGALEPLDAQLAVLGSGDERYEHSVRGLAARFPGRVGVRIGFDEGLAHRIEAGADVFLMPSRFEPCGLNQLYSLRYGTVPIVHATGGLDDSVAEFDPATGAGTGFKFTPYTPAAFLAALERALRTRRDSALWARLIANGMAQDFSWSRAAAEYRAVYETLVGGGAGA, from the coding sequence ATGCGCGTCGTGATGCTCGCGTCCGAGGTCTACCCGTACGCCAAGACGGGAGGCCTCGCCGACGTGCTGGCCGCGCTGCCCCGGGCGCTCGCCGGAGCTGGCGTCGAGGTGACGGTGTGCGCCCCGGGATACCGCACGGCGCTTCGCGCGGCCGGCGGGCCCCCGCCCGGCATGCGCCTGCACGCGCCGGTCGGGAGCCGCATGGAGCCGGCCGACGTCGTGCGCGTACCCGGCGCGCCCGTGCCGACCGTGCTCCTGCGCGCCGACCGCTACTTCGACCGCGACGGCCTCTACGGCGAGGGCGGGCGCGACTGGCCCGACAACGCCGAGCGCTTCGCCTTCTTCTGCCGCGCCGCGCTCGAGTGGCTGCGCGCCGCGGCCGAGCCGCCCGACGTGCTGCACGTCCACGAGTGGCAGAGCGCGCTCGCGCCCGCCTTCCTGCGCGGCACCGCCGAGCTCTACCCGGAGCTCGCGCGCGTGCGCACCGTCCTCACCCTCCACAACCTCGCCTACCAGGGCCGCTTCCCGGCCGACCAGTGGCACCTCCTGAACCTCGACGCCCGCTACTTCGTGCCGGAGTTCCTCGAGTTCCACGGAGAGATCAACTACCTGAAGGCCGGCATCGTCCTCGCCGACGCGCTCACCACGGTGAGCCCGCGCTACGCGGCCGAGATCCAGACGCCCGCGTTCGGCGAGGGCCTCGACGGCGTGCTGCGAGCCCGCCGCGCGGCGCTCCGCGGCATCCTGAACGGGATCGACGACGGCGTCTGGAACCCCGCCACCGATCCCCACCTCCCGGCGCGCTACGATGCGCACGACCTGGCCGGCAAGGCCCGCTGCAAACAGGCGCTCCAGGCCGAGCTCGGGCTCGCCGTCCGGGACGACCCGCCGCTGCTGGGTGTCGTCTCCCGCCTGGCCGAGCAGAAGGGCCTCGACCTGCTCGCCGCGACCCTGCCCGGGGCCCTCGAGCCCCTGGACGCGCAGCTCGCGGTGCTCGGCAGCGGCGACGAGCGCTACGAGCACTCGGTCCGCGGGCTGGCGGCTCGCTTCCCGGGACGTGTCGGGGTGCGCATCGGCTTCGACGAGGGGCTCGCGCACCGCATCGAGGCGGGGGCGGACGTCTTCCTGATGCCGTCGCGCTTCGAGCCCTGCGGCCTGAACCAGCTCTACAGCCTGCGCTACGGGACCGTCCCCATCGTGCACGCGACCGGCGGCCTCGACGACAGCGTGGCGGAGTTCGATCCCGCGACCGGCGCCGGCACGGGCTTCAAGTTCACCCCCTACACGCCCGCGGCCTTCCTGGCCGCCCTCGAGCGCGCACTCCGCACCCGCCGCGACTCCGCCCTCTGGGCCCGCCTGATCGCCAACGGCATGGCGCAGGACTTCTCGTGGAGCCGGGCGGCGGCCGAGTATCGGGCGGTCTACGAGACGCTGGTCGGCGGCGGCGCCGGCGCGTGA
- a CDS encoding DUF445 domain-containing protein — translation MPAAARSAPPRRNRVGSVSLAMAAGGAAACHLGLRGGPFAGSTWLRVVAAGFEAATVGGFADWFAVTALFRHPLGLPIPHTAIIPARRAKIIEGIVTMVEEDWLSPDAISARLARLAPGALVVEWLRDPAHVERVSAPVRDVLRGLAPTLTGAEAVGFVERALQRQLRELPVDVGTGAWLRRAVTSDGAGKAFETVALSLANLAERPRTATQLHWWLDRSARTLRAGGQRLIPFVLRRRFVQRRLVEAACGYAAAELRAAAGDPQHPLRGAAQGALLRLAERLAEGDPKALADAERLRTALLESLEAGPLVCDVLARLRAQLEQDLADPHGALAALIDRWLRSAAVERLGDPERRAAFDRWVRATADDLLRRYHHEIGRTVRENLEALETGRLVAQIEERVGADLQFIRLNGAVVGGLVGVVLALAHWLAG, via the coding sequence GTGCCCGCCGCAGCCCGGAGCGCACCCCCGCGCCGCAACCGCGTGGGCTCCGTGTCCCTTGCGATGGCCGCGGGCGGCGCGGCTGCGTGCCACCTCGGCTTGCGGGGCGGGCCCTTCGCCGGCTCGACCTGGCTCCGGGTCGTCGCGGCGGGTTTCGAGGCGGCGACGGTCGGCGGGTTCGCGGACTGGTTCGCCGTGACCGCCCTCTTTCGCCATCCCCTCGGGCTCCCGATCCCGCACACGGCGATCATTCCCGCCCGGCGGGCGAAGATCATCGAGGGCATCGTCACCATGGTCGAGGAGGACTGGCTCTCGCCGGATGCGATCAGCGCGCGGCTGGCGCGCCTCGCGCCCGGCGCCCTCGTCGTCGAGTGGCTCCGCGACCCCGCGCACGTCGAGCGCGTGTCCGCCCCGGTGCGCGACGTGCTGCGCGGCCTCGCGCCCACGCTCACCGGGGCGGAGGCGGTCGGCTTCGTCGAGCGTGCCCTCCAGCGCCAGCTCCGAGAGCTGCCCGTCGATGTCGGCACGGGCGCCTGGCTCCGCCGCGCCGTCACGAGCGACGGCGCCGGAAAGGCCTTCGAGACGGTCGCCCTGTCGCTCGCCAACCTCGCCGAGCGCCCGCGCACCGCGACCCAGCTCCACTGGTGGCTCGACCGGTCGGCGCGTACGCTGCGCGCGGGTGGCCAGCGGCTCATCCCGTTCGTCCTGCGCCGCCGCTTCGTGCAGCGGCGACTCGTCGAGGCCGCCTGTGGATACGCCGCGGCCGAGCTGCGGGCGGCAGCGGGCGACCCGCAGCACCCGCTCCGCGGAGCGGCGCAGGGCGCCCTGCTCCGCCTTGCGGAGCGGCTCGCCGAGGGGGACCCCAAGGCGCTCGCCGACGCCGAGCGGCTGCGGACGGCGCTCCTCGAGAGCCTCGAGGCGGGTCCGCTGGTGTGCGACGTGCTCGCGCGGCTCCGTGCCCAGCTCGAGCAGGACCTCGCCGACCCGCACGGCGCGCTCGCGGCCCTCATCGATCGCTGGCTTCGCTCAGCCGCCGTCGAGCGGCTCGGCGACCCCGAGCGGCGCGCCGCCTTCGACCGGTGGGTGCGCGCGACGGCAGACGACCTGCTCCGTCGCTACCACCACGAGATCGGGCGCACCGTGCGAGAGAACCTGGAAGCGCTCGAGACGGGCAGGCTGGTGGCGCAGATCGAGGAGCGCGTCGGCGCCGACCTCCAGTTCATCCGCCTGAACGGGGCCGTGGTGGGCGGCCTGGTCGGCGTGGTCCTCGCGCTCGCGCACTGGCTCGCCGGCTGA
- a CDS encoding HAD family hydrolase, which produces MPAPRSTSCRASTAAGSGSRTRRPPTPAAAVRPSRCSVRDTGSGRAVSPRAALVYEHVAFDLDGTLIDSRADLTAAVNHVLRRLGLAELPPAILYRYVGDGARVLVERALGSDHQDRLAAGVEAFMAYYGAHLLDATRPYPGVEEALAALAARGVACSVLTNKPEAMSRAILEGLGLTARFVAVLGGDSLPVRKPDPAGLERLRALTATARERMLLVGDSGIDVRTARAGGVAFCGVAWGLAPEALEAAQPERIITHPRELVAVVEGGEFR; this is translated from the coding sequence CGGCGGGTTCAGGTTCTCGAACCCGAAGGCCACCCACACCTGCGGCTGCGGTTCGTCCTTCGCGGTGTAGTGTCCGGGACACCGGGAGCGGGCGGGCCGTGAGCCCGCGTGCCGCCCTCGTGTACGAGCACGTCGCCTTCGACCTCGACGGCACGCTGATCGACTCGCGCGCCGACCTGACCGCGGCCGTGAACCACGTGCTCCGGCGCCTCGGCCTCGCGGAGCTGCCGCCCGCCATCCTCTACCGCTACGTGGGCGACGGTGCGCGCGTGCTGGTCGAGCGCGCGCTCGGCTCCGACCACCAGGACCGGCTCGCGGCCGGGGTCGAGGCGTTCATGGCCTACTACGGCGCGCACCTCCTCGACGCCACGCGGCCGTACCCCGGCGTTGAGGAGGCCCTCGCCGCCCTCGCCGCGCGCGGGGTCGCGTGCTCGGTGCTCACCAACAAGCCCGAGGCGATGAGCCGCGCGATCCTGGAGGGGCTCGGGCTCACCGCGCGCTTCGTCGCGGTCCTGGGCGGCGACTCGCTCCCCGTGCGCAAGCCCGATCCCGCCGGCCTCGAGCGGCTCCGCGCGCTCACCGCGACGGCGCGCGAGCGGATGCTGCTGGTGGGGGACTCGGGCATCGACGTGCGCACCGCGCGCGCGGGCGGCGTCGCGTTCTGCGGTGTGGCGTGGGGGCTGGCGCCCGAGGCGCTCGAGGCGGCGCAGCCCGAGCGGATCATCACGCACCCGCGCGAGCTCGTCGCGGTGGTCGAAGGCGGCGAGTTCCGATGA